In Methanorbis rubei, the DNA window GGGACGGCTTCCGGAAAGACCACATCTCTCAATGCAGTTGCCCAGTTCATTCCCAGATTGTCAAAAGTTATTACTATCGAAGATACCCGTGAAATTACACTGAGTCATGAAAATTGGATTGCAAGTGTCGTTCCTGATGTCACGAGTGCTTCTGAAGAACGTGCTGAGATTACGATGTTTGATCTGTTGAAGGCTGCTATGCGTCAGCGGCCTGAATACATCCTGGTGGGTGAGGTTCGCGGTGTTGAGGCACAGACACTGTTCCAGGCAATGAACACCGGCCACACGACTTTTTCCACTCTGCACGCGGGCAGTGTGGATTCGGCAATTCATCGTCTGGAAAATGAACCGCTGAATGTACCAAAGGCAACTATTGAGTCATTGAACATTGTGTCCTCACAGGTACGTCTCTATCGTGATGGAAAACAGATTCGTCGATGTAATGAAATTGTGGAGATTATAGGACTTTCCGAGACGAAAAATGTAGTGGTCAATACGGTGTTCAAGTACGATCCTGCTAATGATGATGTGGTGTACTCGAGCCAGTCGCAGATTTATTCCCGCATTATGGAAGTCGCAGGTCGGGACCAGAATTGGCTGATGCAGGAACGGAGAAAACGATCTCAGTTTATTCGTGCTATGGTTGAACAGAAAATTCGGGATTATCGCGATGTCTCCGAGATTCTCTGGATGTATGACGCTATGCCCGAGTTGGTCGCCAGTTCGCTTGATGATCTGAGTGAGCTTCTCACGGACGGTATCACTTCACCCAAACTTTACCGAAATAAGAAAGCCTCTTTGGATGATCTGAGTCGATGAGCGCCCGTCGCAGTTTTTTCACGTCAAAGCCAGTTTCACCTGATGATGCAGGTATGTCTATGTCTGAGAACTGTGAAGTATCGGATGCTATTGAGAAAGTGTCTTCAGAGGAGGATGAATTTTCCCAATCAAAGAGTCAGTCTTTTCTTTCTATATTCAGACGAAAGAATGCTTCAGAGAGTGATGATACCCAATCTTGGAAAGTTCCATCTTTGGGAGATATTCTACCCTCTATGTCGGACGGGGAAACATGGTTTGGGGGTGAGGCACCACTTCCAGAAAGGAGTGGCGCTGCCGCCCGGCATCCTATTTCCCCCTCTGAAGAGCTGCCAAAGATTGGCAAAGGTTTTTTTGCGAGGTACCGCCAGGCGCGTCTGGACGTTTTGGAGGGGCAACTTTTTTCTGCCAGGATGCATATCAAAGCAGAGAGACTGTTTTTCCTCTCTCTCATCTCAGGAGTTCTTGCAGGCATAGCGACGTTTATCCTGCTCGCTTATCTGTCACAGCTGGTTGTGCCGCTCTCTTTCTTCGCGGTATTTCCTGTCTATGGTGCGATCATCGTTTCCGTCTGGCTGTTGATCGCAGTTGCTTCGATGTATGCTGCCCATGTCGCGATTTTATATCTTCCTGTTGTGGAGTGCAACAGCCGAAAAATGCGCATCGATCTGTCGCTCTTCAATGTGGCGACGTATTTGTATGCACTGCATCACAGTGAACCGAATCTGTACGCAGTTATTAATTCTCTTGCGAAGTATGCGGATTATTACGGTGAGGCGGCACATGAACTTCGGCAGGTTGTTTTCGATTGTGAAATGACCTCGTCTGATCTGTATGTTTCTCTTCTGAGACTTTCGGAGACGACGCCATCGGATAAGTTCCGGTTTTTCTTGACCGGTCTCTCCTCTTCATACAAGACGATTGGAACTGCGACTGACTATCTGCGGATGAAGGTCGAGGAACTTCGCAATGAACAGCGTATTTCCCAGAAGGTGTATCTGAATACGCTCGGAATTATTGCGGAGATGTATATTACAATCTTCGTTGCGGGTCCTCTGTTTATTATCATCGTGGTGATGGTGATGGGCATGATCTCAAGTGCGAATCCTTTGATCCTCGCTGTGATCATTTACGTGATGCTGCCGTTTGGAACCGCAATTTTTCTGCTGATGCTGGATATTATTTCAGAAATTCATGAGGATAAGTCTGAGAAACTTCATGCGATGGCTTCGATCCAGGAACCTGAGCATTTTCCTTCGGTTTCTGTGGTGATGCCAACTGAATCCGAGTCGCTGGCATTTGCACAGCTTGCGAAGAATGATAAGAAGGAAAAATATCGTTCGTTTACGAGTTCTCCTGTAGCTCATATGAAGCTCCATCCTGAGATGGTACTGCTGTTCAGTGTTCCGTGTGCGTTGTTGGTAATTGGAATTTTGTACTCTTTGTTTGTGTCTGTTCCTCTGACACCCTGGACATTTATTGAATGGGTTACGGCGACCGAGGATATTGTGATGGCTGGTGCTCTGGTTGTGCTGATTCCGTTTGCGATGTTTTATGCAGTGAAGTCACGAAATGCCAGACGGGTTGAGGAGTCTATTCCTGACTTTGCAGATCAGATGGCTTCTGCAGTGCGGCACAATATGACGCTAGGACAGGCTGTCGGGCTGATCGCGACAGAAGGTAAGAGTAATATTTTGGCTGAGATCAATCTGATTCGCCGGGATGTGTACTGGGGTGCTCTGATTACGGATGCTATCCAGAGGTTCAGTGATACGGTGCGTCTGGGTTCGATTGATCGAATGACTATTCTGATTTCTCAGGCAGAGCACTTTACGAACCGTTTGTCTGAGGTTCTGCAGATCATTGCCGAGGATGCGAAGAATATGGTGACTATGAAGAATGAGCGCCGCGGTGATATGCTGCTGTATGTGATGGTGGTGTATCTGGCATTCTTTGTGTTCGTGTTCGTGCAGGGTATTCTTGTGGTGATGTTTCTGCCGATGATGATGCAGGGTGGAGACGGGATGTCAATGATCGGCGGTATGACCGGAGGAGGTAGCGGCGGTATTTCGCTTGATGTGTATGATCGTCTGATCTATCACTCGGTGGTAATTCACGGCTTCTGTTCAGGACTCGTGGCTGGTATGATGGGTGAGGGCTCAGCACTTGCGGGTGTGAAGCATTCATGCATTATGATGGCTATTGCGATGATTGTGTTTGTTGCGCTGAAATTTTTCTTCATGTCGTAATTTTTTTTATTTTTTTCTTGTGGATGTACTTTGTGATGTTGGAAAGTACTTCATCACATTTTTTTCCAAAAAAATGTGGACTGTTGAGAGGTTGACGGGTTGGATGAGGATTTGAACCGTGAACGGCGTGAAGAGAAATTGCCAATGATGATTTTTTGTTATCCGTGCATTTCTGTGAAGTTACGAAGCAATGAACACGATGAGACGACGCGATGAGACGAAGCGCGGGGTTGAGGGCATACGATTCGTGTTTACTCCACGCACATCCAACAAGAAAAAAAAAGAATTTTAGATAACGATTCCGAAGAATGAGAGGATGATAAGGAGTGCGGCTCCAAGAATTCCTCCAACAGCACAGACAATCACCTGTGCTACGGAGAGATCGCCGATTGGTGCGAGGTTGAAGTACGAGACGATGAAGAGGATGACGACTCCGCAGACTGCGTTGATGAGGAGCTTCAGTCCGTTTCTGAGGAAGAAGAAGAGGATTGCCGCGATTGCAATGGCGACAATGATCATCAGTATAGTTTCTATCATGCTTGCTATATGATTGGAGAAGGAAAGGGATAAAATGTTGCGGTGGATGAGTTCTGGTTGCCTGATCACTGGTTTTTCGATCATCAGATGTGAGATGTTTGCGCGCTATGGGTATTTCAAGAGTAATCTCCGAAGGCATCATGAATGTCTGATTTCGGGCAAATATTCATTATTGTCGTGCTTTTTCAAAATTGGATTGTTATAGTGAGTTTACCTGGTTTTTTCACTATGATTTACTATTCCATATCCTTATATCCTGATTACGTCATATTATTATTTATTATGAAATCTGTAGCTAAGAAGAATGATGCAGTTTCGCCGGTTATCGGTACGATTCTGCTGGTGGCAATCACGGTTGTCCTTGTCGCAATCGTTGCCGCTGTCGTAATGGGTATGGTCGGCGGCGTCGGTCAGTCCAAGACTGTTGGTGTCACTGTTACGCCATCATCTGTAAACACCAGTCATACCGGTTTCATCTTAACCGTTACAGGCGGTCCAGATGCAGGTTCTCTGTCCAACGTCACTGCTTATATGGAAGGCGTAACTTTTGCTGAGAGTGGGGTTGTTAAAAACATGAGTGTTGGTGTACCTACGTTTGTACAAGCTACTGCTGGGGCACCCAAGAGCGGTACTCTTACGCTCACCGGAACCTTCAATGATGGCTCTAAGTACGTAATCTATCAGAACCAGTTTTCCATTCCGGCGACGACGACGACATAAGGATTAACAATCCTTCCACAGATTTTTTTCTTTTTTAGGCAAACTGTTTACATTCTTTTCTTCATCACAGGCATCTTCCAACACTGTAATTATCAGCATCTTCTCAACGCAATTCTGAATGAAATACTCTGATGACATGTTCTCCATCACTGAGTACTCAACTCTCTCAAAATTTCATCACCGACACACTTTCAAAAAAACTTCTCTTATCTGACCAACAACACGGGCAGCGTCAATTCCATTTACCTCGTCATCGGTCCGGCAAAACCTTCGGGCACACGATGACTGTCCGTCCCATTTTTGTTTTTGTCATCACCAACTTTTTTCGGACGGGTGTAGTTCGGTGATCTGGATATGAATTTTTTCCTCTATCGACCAAATGAAAACTGTATTTTGGTTTGGTCGAGATTTTTTGTTTCGTGTTTTTTCGATGAAACTCTGTGTTTTCACTGTTTTTCCGCTGGCGCAGCGGAGCATTGAACACGATGGAATGGCGTGTGGGTCGGTAAGCAGACCGAAGACATGCGTTCTGTCATTACCTCAAACAATACCAAGAACAGAATAATCTCAAACAATGGAACCCACCACCGCATAAGCCTTATTCTGAAAAAAATTCCAACAAATGTTTTTCTCTCCATCGCAAATTGTATTCCCCAAGCACTACCATGACAATACCCTTTATGAGGTATCAAGTACGTATAGATAGATGATCATGAGATCGGTAACTCAGGGTGAGGATGCGGTTTCTCCGACTATTGCAGCAATTTTGTTGGTTGTCATCACAATAGTGCTCGTTCTGATTGCAGGCGCGGTTGTGATGGACAGCGGCGAACAAGAGGACACAAAGTTTGTAGAGATCTATATGGTGCCGTCAGGAGAGAATGCGTTTCTCGTCACTGTGATGGGCGGGTATGATGCGGATACACTGGTATCTCTGAACGGATACATCAACGGTGTCATGTTTGATAATAACGGATTCATCGGCAATCCGAAGGTGGGCATCCCGTATTTGTTGAAGGTTTTCAAATCCAGTGCGGATGGCGGTGCTTTGTTTACGCTGGTCGGGACGTTCGAGGACGGGACAGTGCAGATGCTCTATCAGAGGATGGTGACAGTGCGGGGAAGTGGGGTAGTACCTCCGTGGAATCTGGGTAAACCAAATGGTCTGGAGAATGGATTAATTATAGGTCTCAGCCTCGAAAAAGGTGTTAATGAACTGATAATGATTGAGAACTCCAAATTGAACAAATTATATCCAGAATACTTTGATTACGTGGGATCAATTACTGAAGGTTCTCACATAAATATCTATACAAATTCGAACAACGGGCAACCATATGGGGGGGATAGATATGTATCTGTGATATTTGTCAGTCATCAAACAGGTGGTACAATAGGTGATGGATACCGAAACCTTAAACTTGGCTCTCCGAATAGTCTTCTGTCCAATGATATAAAAATTCCCGAAGGCTTTAACTCTGGAGACTGGTGTTATATAACGATTAGTGGGTATAACACAAATACCAAGCAAACGGATAGCGTTACTGCAATTATCAGAATGAGCTCTTCTGCTTAAACAGGCTGAATGATACAGCCTGTAAAACAAATTTCCACCCTCGTTATTTTTGTGTCTTCCATATTTTTTTTTAGTTGCTGTACTGCAAATGAATGTATGAGACAGTCCTTGATGAATTTAATCCGCTTATAGTGAAACGTCGTAACTATGATTGATTGCGGTTCTATGATTATCTCAGATAGGGTGAGTGATTTTGTCATGATATTTGGTATGCTCGCTGATGTTGACACTCGCGAAAAAAATCCGCTATGATTCACGTGAATATGAACTCATCGACTGATCCTTCCTTCGCTCCGCTACCGTGATGACTCCCCCCTCCTATTTTTCGACGTATTTTTCCAAAACAGCCCTTTTCGAAATGCAGGATTTCCGCCCTGAAAAGAATAGATCCCTCTTGTGCACATCACGTCACTGCCTTACTAACTCCATCTGACAGGAGTTCTCTTCGATTCTGACTGATTGTCTATTCCGGGAGGTTACGAGATACATTCAATTTTACCCGTCCTAATCATGGGCAACTGAGGGTCTGCAGGGGTGGAGGTAGGATGATTCATCGTCTGGAAAAGAGGGTGTTATATGGGGGACTTCGATATTTATGTTAATACGGCATTATGCTGATATCTTGGAAGAATCATTTGTGTTTGTGTGCAGATTTTCTACCCTGCTCCGTTACTGATCCCGTGTTCAGCACTACTTTTCTCCAATATGATTCACGAAACATAAGGCCCCCTCTCTCTCACCGCGGCATCACAAGACCAATTACATCAACCAAAGAAACACCATTATCAGCCCCCATAACGGTTCACTAATGACACATCATATGCTGCATCGCGCATATAGACCTTTACCCAGTTGTTACCCCCGACGGAAATTTTCAGTTTTGCTTCCTCACTCGTCAACGTTACCTCAGGGACAGCCTTTCCCGGATTCGCCATTTCGAATGCAGCAACCTCAGCAGGATAACGGGCTACCGCCTCAGCAAACATCTCACTCCACAGATTCTGCTGCTTGGGGTCAGATGACTGGAATGAAAGAGTCAGTGTCGTATCATTCATTGACTGAGTAATATCATACGTACTTCCCAGATATACACAATCTATCGGGACCCCCCAGTTACTGCTTGTCTCAGTACTTCCTGACATATTGATCAGAACCAGATCAATTCTGATCGTCGCATTGCTTTGCGTTGCATCAGGGTATATCTGAAGCAACCCGGGCGTTAACCACACCGCATTTCCACTGTCGCTCCTGAACACTCCTCCCCCCTCATAACCGATAACCGTCGTCCCTCTCGTCCCTCCAATCTGTGCCGAAAGTCTTCCAACCTCTGCATTCATCGTAGACGGAATCAGATTCACGGTTGGAGCCTCTTCCCTATAGAGAAACAACTCTCCTCCGGTATCCTCCGTGAATTGTATCGTCGTCCCGCTCATCCCTGAACTCCCCGGCATCAGCATCGAAAATCGTGCCCCCTCAAAATTATTCACCCGCACCTTATCCGCCGATAACTTCAGATCCAGAAATGCGTTTGACAATCCAATCGTATGCGTACTCTCAGCCTCCTTCATCTCAGCAGGAAGACTGATTAGTGCCCAAATGCCGATTCCAAGAGCAATCACCATCAAGAGAATCACAAACCCGATCACTACCGACGACCCGGAGTCAGAACTCTGTCGCATTACCGCACCCCCATATGGAACAAATAGTTAGAATCCTTACTATCAATCAGCCGATACTCAATCACCGCGCGGACGTTGCCGGAATTCTCAGACTTCGTACCCTCAGACACAAAAACCTTGTACTGATCCGATCCAGGAAGAACATACAAAAGATTTCCCGAAGGTCCGTATGCCCGTACTGAATTATCAGACCCCGAATATACCAGCGTCAGATCACTTGTGTATGCATTGACTCCGGAGTAACGCACCAAGACCGGTCGACAGACAACCTCTGCTATAACTTTTGAATCCGCACTCATATTCGCCGTAATGCTCAGCTTCCCCGACGCCCTTGTCAAAGGAAACGACAAAATCTCAAGCCCGCTCTCCGACACATCCGGTCCAAGCATGAACACACTCTCCCGCACAACACCAGTCGAGTTTGCAATCCACACATTTTCCACACCCGACTTAAACTCCGAAAACTCCATCTGGATATTTGCCGTATGAATCTCCTCCATCCGCTCTCCTCCTGCCGGTACCGCATACAGTGTCCAGATAGTGAACGCTAAAATCAGCATCACCAGAATCATCACAAAACTGATCACCTCCGACACTCCCTCATCGTACTTTCTTACTGCCATGGCACTGCCCCCTGAACCTTCATTGCATAATTCACTGACAGAACCTTGACTTTTCCATAGTACTGCAGATTTCCGTTTTGTTCAACAACACCGGAAGCTTTCAGTAGATTCTCCCAGACTCTCTTCACCTGTTCATTCGGCGAAGAGATCTCTATCGTCACCGGACTTCCCTGATCTCCCGAGTACTCTTTTGCACCCTGAACATTCGCCGTATAGTTCACCACACCAAAACTGTTTCCCGTCACACTCGTCGTACCCGAACTCTGCCTCGGCAGAACAATAAACAGCGTACCGTCACCTCCCTTTCCCACACTCGGCACAAGCAGCATCGACTGATACTCCCGTGTTCCCGCAAATACCGCGCCCGCATCATACATCACCACAGAATTTTCAGTATAATGATTTGCCGTCGAATACGTCAGCCGCAGAAGGTTATCGTATGTTTCCCCACCAACCGTTATTCTCAGATCCGACAGCCCCGCAGTCAGCGTTGCCGACCCAAGCGTCGGTTTAAACGCCGGAAGCATCGAAATCATTCCCTGTTTTGGTGTCGAAAGTTGGATCAAAGCACTCCGTGTCACATTCGTCAGATTCTTCTCCTCCCACAAAATGTCCATATCATACTTCAGATTCGAAACATCCTGAACCGCGCCAAGTGCCAGTTCATTCTCCAGCTCCGCTCCATTCATCGGCGGAACAATGAGAGCCATAATAAACAGAGCCATGACCACGAGTCCCATAATTAACACGAACCCGATGATCTCTGTAACTCCCTCATCTGACACTGGTCGGATCATACTACCATAGTAGTACCTGTTTTTGAAAACATATAGGTTTGCGATGACAGGTATTATGAGTGGTAAATTTCTCTGGCAAAATACTAATACTTTTTTTTCTCTGATGGGATGTCCTAGTAAAACCGGTTGCGCTCCTTCCCTTCGAACTCCCTTCAT includes these proteins:
- a CDS encoding type II secretion system F family protein, whose protein sequence is MHIKAERLFFLSLISGVLAGIATFILLAYLSQLVVPLSFFAVFPVYGAIIVSVWLLIAVASMYAAHVAILYLPVVECNSRKMRIDLSLFNVATYLYALHHSEPNLYAVINSLAKYADYYGEAAHELRQVVFDCEMTSSDLYVSLLRLSETTPSDKFRFFLTGLSSSYKTIGTATDYLRMKVEELRNEQRISQKVYLNTLGIIAEMYITIFVAGPLFIIIVVMVMGMISSANPLILAVIIYVMLPFGTAIFLLMLDIISEIHEDKSEKLHAMASIQEPEHFPSVSVVMPTESESLAFAQLAKNDKKEKYRSFTSSPVAHMKLHPEMVLLFSVPCALLVIGILYSLFVSVPLTPWTFIEWVTATEDIVMAGALVVLIPFAMFYAVKSRNARRVEESIPDFADQMASAVRHNMTLGQAVGLIATEGKSNILAEINLIRRDVYWGALITDAIQRFSDTVRLGSIDRMTILISQAEHFTNRLSEVLQIIAEDAKNMVTMKNERRGDMLLYVMVVYLAFFVFVFVQGILVVMFLPMMMQGGDGMSMIGGMTGGGSGGISLDVYDRLIYHSVVIHGFCSGLVAGMMGEGSALAGVKHSCIMMAIAMIVFVALKFFFMS
- a CDS encoding DUF7289 family protein gives rise to the protein MIRPVSDEGVTEIIGFVLIMGLVVMALFIMALIVPPMNGAELENELALGAVQDVSNLKYDMDILWEEKNLTNVTRSALIQLSTPKQGMISMLPAFKPTLGSATLTAGLSDLRITVGGETYDNLLRLTYSTANHYTENSVVMYDAGAVFAGTREYQSMLLVPSVGKGGDGTLFIVLPRQSSGTTSVTGNSFGVVNYTANVQGAKEYSGDQGSPVTIEISSPNEQVKRVWENLLKASGVVEQNGNLQYYGKVKVLSVNYAMKVQGAVPWQ
- a CDS encoding type II/IV secretion system ATPase subunit, whose translation is MDTIHTPVESYWAVPGLSLVVIVNTPENENLYLLYEPSLTPFEKEVLERLYSGVRNILILEDIYNESEKASALYDAMDKYLERFDIELPLVSIYKIRYYLSRNYLGWGILDPLQHDSAIEDISCDGVNVPVFLFHRKYRNIRTTIVFKNTKDLDTMVVLFAQKTDKHISLATPIVDTTLSDGSRIQLTYGTTVSAHGSSFTIRKFNEVPYSPIDLILNKTFTIDEMVYFWMAVEYNQSVLFIGGTASGKTTSLNAVAQFIPRLSKVITIEDTREITLSHENWIASVVPDVTSASEERAEITMFDLLKAAMRQRPEYILVGEVRGVEAQTLFQAMNTGHTTFSTLHAGSVDSAIHRLENEPLNVPKATIESLNIVSSQVRLYRDGKQIRRCNEIVEIIGLSETKNVVVNTVFKYDPANDDVVYSSQSQIYSRIMEVAGRDQNWLMQERRKRSQFIRAMVEQKIRDYRDVSEILWMYDAMPELVASSLDDLSELLTDGITSPKLYRNKKASLDDLSR
- a CDS encoding type IV pilin, translating into MKSVAKKNDAVSPVIGTILLVAITVVLVAIVAAVVMGMVGGVGQSKTVGVTVTPSSVNTSHTGFILTVTGGPDAGSLSNVTAYMEGVTFAESGVVKNMSVGVPTFVQATAGAPKSGTLTLTGTFNDGSKYVIYQNQFSIPATTTT